From the genome of Reinekea thalattae:
GTCAAAAGATTTTCGAAGCTATTCCTGAATTCGAAGAATTTAGCGAAGAGTCACCAGAAATGACTTACGTTGATCGCTCTGGTGGTAAGAAGGTTGAGTACACTGCTTTTTGGGGTCAAATGGACATCAACGGCTGGGGCTATGTCAGCTTGGCTGAAAACGATGTTATTTTCAAAAGCGCCAACCAGCAGCTAATTACGTCTCTATCAATTGGCCTTATCTCATTCATCATTGCCATTGTCATCCTACACTTTGTACTAGAAAAACTGGTATTACGACCAATCGGTGGTGCACCGCAACACATCGCCTCACTGATGGAAAAAATGGCCTCTGGCGATTTAAAATTGAACCTTCGTGCCACAGCAAAAGATACTGGTATTTATCGTTCACTGATCGAGTTGTCATCTCAGCTGCATGAACTGATTGGTAAGTCGACAGCGGTTTCAGACAGTGTTTCATCTTCGTCACAAGAACTTAACGTCGTGATGAGCGAAACGCTAACCAACATGGAACACGAAAAACTGCAGGTCGAGCAAATTTCAACAGCAATTTACGAGCTTTCCAGTACCTCACAAGAAGTTAGTGATAAAGCGGTCAATGCTGAAGAAGAAACCAAGCTTAGCCAAACAACCATTGCAGACGGTAAAGAGACGCTTGAGAAAAACATGGCGTTGGCAAAAGACATCAACCACTCTGTTACAGAAACAGCAACCATTGTTGATGAGCTACGCAAATTCTCAATCGAGATCGGCACTGTAACTGAAGTTATTAACGGTATTTCAGAGCAAACCAACCTACTGGCACTGAACGCCGCTATTGAAGCAGCACGAGCCGGTGAAGCAGGTCGAGGCTTTGCGGTTGTTGCTGACGAAGTACGTGCTTTAGCATCGAAAACCCAGCAATCGACTGTCAGCATTCAAGACATCATTCAGAAGCTGCAAGAGAAGTCTGAAACGGCAAGCAGCAACATGACTCAAAATGTTGAACTGATCGAAAGCTCGGTAGAACTGACCGAACAGGTGAGAGAAGCGTTCGAAGAAGTCTCGCTAGCGATTAACAAAATTTCTGAAATTAATGCCATGGTTGCCACCGCATCGGTTGAGCAAACCGGTGTTACCGAAGAAATTTCGCAAAATACCACCAAAGCATCCGACTTGGTTCAGCAGAACGTATCTGCAATCAATCAGGCGCTACAGGCATCTACCGAACTGGCAAAACATGCTCAGGCTCAAAAAGACGCCCTAGACTACTTCAAAGTCTAATCAACCGGTTAGAACCAAAAAAAAGCGAGTCTCGGCTCGCTTTTTTTATGCTTAACTTTTTACGAATAAACGGTTTAATTGCCTACGAATAACAGGATTCGCACTAGCCGTCTGCATGCTTACCAATACGATATTCACGTAGCTTATTAGCAATCGCGGTATGGGACACACCCAGCTTTTTCCCCAACTGCCGACTGCTTGGATAAGAGGGAAACAGACTCTTTAGAAGCTGAGCTTCAAAACGCTTCATGGTTTCATCTAAGCTTCCATCAAAGCTATCAATCGACATCAGAGCATTATCCTGACTTTGAGGCAATTCAAGGTGATCCGGTTCCAATACGTTATCTTCTAGCATGAGCACAGCACGCAATAACGCATTTTCTAACTGACGAACATTGCCTGGCCACGCGCTGGCTTTAAGTGCATCCTGAAAAGCCATCGACATCTGAATCGGTGTTTGTCGAGATTCAGCATAACGATTCACAAATTTAGCTGCGATCGGCAAAATATCTGCCTTACGTTCGCGCAACGGTGGAATGTGTAACTTGAGCACATCCAATCGATAATAGAGGTCTTCCCTAAACTGCCCTGCTTGACATAGCTCGATCAGATTCTTTTGTGTCGAGCAAATAATCCTGACATTGGAGCGATATTCTTTTTCATCACCGACACGCCGATAGCTGCCATCTTGCAACAGACGTAAAAATTTATTTTGCAGCAATGGCGACATATCACCAATTTCATCTAAAAAGACGGTGCCTTCTTCAGCCAACTCAATGATGCCTTTTTTATCGGCACTGCCAGCAAAGCCAAACAATTCACTTTCGGCAGCGTCATCTGGAATAGCGGCACAGTTTAAAACTAAAAATGGCTTTTCACGCCGCAAGCTGTTTTGGTGGCAGGCCTTAGCCAATAACTCCTTGCCCGTTCCTGTCTCACCGGTAATGAGCAACGGTGCATCTAAATCCGACATTCGCTGCGCTTGATCGACCAGCTTTTTCATCGCTTGGCTCTGCGCTACGATTTGGTCAAATTGATTCGACTGCTGATGGTAAGCATTAATTTGTCGCCCAAGGCGCTCTGGTGATTTAAAGGTCATCACGGCACCGGCGATCAATGGGCCTTCTCCTCCATCGGCTAAACGTATGGGATACAGATCGGCTAAATAATCCTGCCCTTTTAAATCAACATTAACAGCCTGTGATTCAGGGTGATCACTATCCAACCAACGATTAAGATTAAAGCCTTTTAGCCAATTCTTTAGCGGTTGCTCTCGCAGTTGCGCAGCAGACAGCCCTAATAAGTTTTGAGCAGCCTCATTGGCAACAATTACTAAACCGCGGGTATCAACTGAGATAACAGGCTCAGGCAATGTCGCTAAAATGGTTTTGTAAGCCTGCTGCTCGCGCTCCATCGGGCTGTATTCAATCAGTGATACATCCTCAACACCGACAATAAGCCGTATTTCAGGCATCAGCTGCTGAATCGTTGAGAACTCAACGTCCGGCAATTGCAGAAATATTTCATCCGCCTTAGAGGTCTCAATACCCACCAGATCAATCTGGTGTTGAACAACGATCTCTAAGATTTCAGCACAGATACCTAGTCTCTGCTCACAACGTATATGCAGTTTCATTAACCGTACACCCAAGCCCAATAAGGATCATCGAAACAGCATTAAAGCCGCTTGCGACACAAAGCAGTGAAACTGCCCTAAGCCTTAGCGAATGTCAACTAATCGTTACAGCGTAAAGCTACTGGCTTTCCTCAAATAGTGGCTTTCTTTAAATGGTGTTTTTTTTATTTAAACCTAGCTTGGTTGAGGTGCTGTACAGGCTCTGCTGGTTGCATAAAGCCACGCCGCGATAACAACGAGAATGGATTAAAAAGACAATATTTTGGCAAAAAAAAGCCCTTACTGACCATCATTGCCAGTAAGGGCTTTTTATATAGGTTGTAGCAGTGCTAAGAAACGCTGACTAACGGTGCGTAATCAATATCATCATGTGGGAACACCACACCTTGCCACGCTTGCTGCACAAGTGACTCTACCGACTGCTGAGGGTATTTTAACAGCCATTGCGCTAACAGCGCTGGTACGTCGCTATAATTAACTTGACTGTGACGCGCACTGGCTAAAAAGCGCTCAATCGCCTGAGGATTAATTTTAGTCGTCGATAAACCTAAGCCCAACTGCGATAAAGCTAAAGCATTAGATGCTTGCTCCATCTGGCCTTTCAATGGTTTAACCATGATTTTACGGCCCAAACTTAAAGCTTCTGAAGCCAGTTCAAAGCCTGCGTTACAAATAACACCATCGGTTGAATGCAAGCTGTCTTTAAAGCCGTCACGACTAAAGCCGCGTACCAATACATTGCCGTATTCACCCGGAGCAATATCACCACAGTGATAAATAAACGGATGCTCAAACTGCATCAGCACGCTTAGTACTTGCTGGCTCTTCTCGAACGGCAAGTACACTAAGGTACGATTCGTTCCTGTGCAGGCGTGGCTGTCGCGCTCAATGATAGGTGGTAACACAGGAGCGCCAAAGTGATGCCAATGTACGCCAACACCTAGATCTACCGGTGCAAACCATTTCATGATGGCTTCACTGGCGATTGTATTCTCTGCTTTCGGTATGTCTTGATCAAAAGCGTATTGATGGCCAATGCCGATACAAGCAATGTTTTTCTTACGTGCCGCCCATGCAACCACCGGCTCAAAATCGGTGACGACCAAATCATAATGCTCGACGTTCAGCGTCCGTATATCTTGATACATCTGAACAAGCGAAGCTTCTGCAAAGGTTTTAATTAGATCAATCTTACCTGCACGAGTGGCAAAGCTAAGGCCTTTAAAAACCTTATAGTCACCAAAGGCTTGCATATCAAAGAACTTATCTTTGTCGCGACCAGAAAACACCCAATCGACTTCGATTCCCGCTTCTGCCAAAGCCACCTGCATGGCACGTGCGCGAGTAATATGACCATTACCCGTACCTTGAACTCCGTACAAAATCTTCACAAAAACGCTCCATAATTCAATACAACAATACCGACACTCGACCCTAGCACTGCACCCACTACCGTATCGGTTGGAAAATGTACGCCTAAAAAGATTCGAGACATGGCAACAAGAACGGCCCAACAAAGTAAAAGCGGCATCAGCGCAGGAAACAGATATCCGACAAAGACCACAAACAGAAATGCTGCCGAGGTATGGCCGGATGGAAAACTGAATTTATCGGAAGGCACAATAAAGCTTGAGAAGTCGTCAATCGCATCGGCTGGGCGATGACGTTTAAAACCGTTTTTAAGCACAAAGTAAATTAAACGCTCAATAACAAAGGCAGATAAAAAGTATTTCAGATAATGTGCGCCGTGAGGCCAATCAATGGCAGCATAGGCAAACACGAACAATGCATAGACCCAACCGTCGGCTGTTTTGGAAATTGCACGACCAATATTGGTTAGCAGATGGCGACGGCGGCGGGCCATACACCACTGAAACATGGCTAAATCTAAGTTATGTACTGGCTGAAATAATTTCATAGCAAACCCTCTTATACATAGAGGCTATTATTCATCGAAATATTTCACTTAGCTGACATTGATGTGAAAGTTTCATGACAACGCATATTTACCGCCAAACTGGCTTTTTGCGTCAATAGGAAAAAGGTCATCGGAATAAAACGTTCAGGCAGCTTAAATTCACTTGAACCAAACACTATAATGGCGCTAGCGCCGATTAAAAAAAGTGAGGATGCGTTGAACTATAAGCTTCTAGAACAGTGGCAACCGATGGCATTAGGCGACGACAACCCCTTTATTTCAAACGCCTTTTTATGCGCATTAGAGTCAGCTGGTATTTGCAGTGCCGAAACTGGCTGGCAACCGTTACATATTGAGTTAGATGAGCGGCTTCGCTTACCGGCCTACATCAAAGACAACTCTTGGGGCGAATATGTTTTTGATTGGTCATGGGCAGACGCTTACCAGCAACACAACCTAGACTACTACCCTAAATTATTAATCGCTGCGCCCTTTACGCCCTCGGTTGGGCCTCGACTGATTAACGCCAATGAGTCGGATGCCACTATGCTTTTTGATAGCCTCAAAGCCATCTGTAAAGAACAGCAGCTCAGTGGCTTTCATATTTTATTTGCCAACCAACAAGACCAACAACTGCTCGACAAGCTGCCTTTATTGCAACGCCACGACATTCAATACCACTGGCAAAACCAAAACTATCAAAGCTTTGAGCATTTTTTGCAGCGGTTTAAATCACGTAAACGAAAAAACATTAAAAAAGAACGCAAAGCCGTTTCAGACCAGGGTATTCGTGTGGCGACCATTCAGGGGGCAGAAATCAGCCAAGAACAGCTGAATGTGTTTTACCACTACTACCATGCCACCTATTTGAAGCGAGGCCGACAAGGCTATCTCAACCGTGCTTTTTTTCAGCAAATATTACAGGCCATGCCCGAAAAGCTGGTGCTCTTTATGGCCTACTTAGACGAGCAACCAGTGGCGGCCGCGCTCTGCTTTCAAGATCAAGAATGCCTGTATGGCCGTTACTGGGGCTGCTTGGAAGAATACAACCAATTGCATTTTGAGGTTTGTTATTATCACGGTATCGACTATTGCATTACCACCGGTCGAAAACGCTTTGACCCCGGCGCGCAAGGTGAGCACAAAATTAGCCGTGGCTTTGAGCCGGTCATAACCCGCTCTTATCACTGGCTGGCGAACAAAGACTTTTTTGCCGCGGCAGAAAGCTTCTGCCAAAGAGAAAAACAATACGTCGAAAAGTATCGCGATGACGTTATACAATCGTTACCCTTTAGCGAACAGTAGGCTAACAACAGCCTGCCGGTGACGATTCAACTTAAGCGTTAGGAGCAACTATGAAATTCTTACATACTATGGTCAGAGTGAAAGACTTAGATCAATCCATGCACTTTTATTGCGACCTTTTAGGCCTTGTTGAAACTCGCCGAAAAGAAGTTCCCGAAGCTAAATTCACGTTAGTTTACTTAGCAACAAAGCCTGGCGAGCCCGAAGTGGAACTAACTTACAACTGGGACAGCGATGAAGACTATGGCGATAGCCGCCACTTTGGTCATTTAGCGTTCGAGGTTGAAAATATTTATCAGCTCTGCCAGCAATTACAGGACGCTGGTGTCACCATTAATCGACCACCTCGCGACGGCCGCATGGCATTTGTTCGCAGCCCAGACAATATTTCTATTGAACTGCTACAGGCTGGCGACAAGCTTGAACCGCAAGAGCCGTGGCTGAGTATGGAAAGCATCGGTCACTGGTAAGTCATACCACTGATAATTGGCATATCACCAGTAGGCTAATCTCGACACCGAATCAGCTGCTTTTCAACTGGTCTTACCTTCTGAAAAGCTGGTAAACTTCGCGATCGAAAATTTCTTGTTCTAATTCCCGTCAAGGCATGAGAGTAACGCTGCCTTGGCGACTTCTAACATAAGGATCGCTCAATGCGCGCAAGCCGCTACCTTCTGTCGACGGTTAAAGAAACCCCAGCCGATGCTGTCATCGACAGCCATAAACTCATGATTCGTGCGGGCCTAGTTCGCCAACTTGCTTCTGGTCTATACAGCTGGCTGCCGACAGGGCGACGCGTGTTATCTAAGGTCGAAAAAATCATTCGCGAAGAATTGGATCGAGCTGGCGCCCAAGAAGTGCTCATGCCAACGGTACAGCCTGCTGAGTTGTG
Proteins encoded in this window:
- a CDS encoding methyl-accepting chemotaxis protein; translated protein: MKQFKLQVFSALGCIVAVIILIIALLDFLSFRSESRDLNKQILIERNLALEAEMTEKFNSYVDVFASMEMGGHDVNEEHLNEQNVATMSSVYEILKNRSNGVYLFDTSGSAYRRSGEKMSANYKGRSYYNAIFEDGKQFYVGSPYTNKSNNKVSFAMAYKLKADTALMITVHLDIFINHLAERKNLFMYTDNGTIVVAPNEELIGQKIFEAIPEFEEFSEESPEMTYVDRSGGKKVEYTAFWGQMDINGWGYVSLAENDVIFKSANQQLITSLSIGLISFIIAIVILHFVLEKLVLRPIGGAPQHIASLMEKMASGDLKLNLRATAKDTGIYRSLIELSSQLHELIGKSTAVSDSVSSSSQELNVVMSETLTNMEHEKLQVEQISTAIYELSSTSQEVSDKAVNAEEETKLSQTTIADGKETLEKNMALAKDINHSVTETATIVDELRKFSIEIGTVTEVINGISEQTNLLALNAAIEAARAGEAGRGFAVVADEVRALASKTQQSTVSIQDIIQKLQEKSETASSNMTQNVELIESSVELTEQVREAFEEVSLAINKISEINAMVATASVEQTGVTEEISQNTTKASDLVQQNVSAINQALQASTELAKHAQAQKDALDYFKV
- the tyrR gene encoding transcriptional regulator TyrR yields the protein MKLHIRCEQRLGICAEILEIVVQHQIDLVGIETSKADEIFLQLPDVEFSTIQQLMPEIRLIVGVEDVSLIEYSPMEREQQAYKTILATLPEPVISVDTRGLVIVANEAAQNLLGLSAAQLREQPLKNWLKGFNLNRWLDSDHPESQAVNVDLKGQDYLADLYPIRLADGGEGPLIAGAVMTFKSPERLGRQINAYHQQSNQFDQIVAQSQAMKKLVDQAQRMSDLDAPLLITGETGTGKELLAKACHQNSLRREKPFLVLNCAAIPDDAAESELFGFAGSADKKGIIELAEEGTVFLDEIGDMSPLLQNKFLRLLQDGSYRRVGDEKEYRSNVRIICSTQKNLIELCQAGQFREDLYYRLDVLKLHIPPLRERKADILPIAAKFVNRYAESRQTPIQMSMAFQDALKASAWPGNVRQLENALLRAVLMLEDNVLEPDHLELPQSQDNALMSIDSFDGSLDETMKRFEAQLLKSLFPSYPSSRQLGKKLGVSHTAIANKLREYRIGKHADG
- a CDS encoding MJ1255/VC2487 family glycosyltransferase, giving the protein MKILYGVQGTGNGHITRARAMQVALAEAGIEVDWVFSGRDKDKFFDMQAFGDYKVFKGLSFATRAGKIDLIKTFAEASLVQMYQDIRTLNVEHYDLVVTDFEPVVAWAARKKNIACIGIGHQYAFDQDIPKAENTIASEAIMKWFAPVDLGVGVHWHHFGAPVLPPIIERDSHACTGTNRTLVYLPFEKSQQVLSVLMQFEHPFIYHCGDIAPGEYGNVLVRGFSRDGFKDSLHSTDGVICNAGFELASEALSLGRKIMVKPLKGQMEQASNALALSQLGLGLSTTKINPQAIERFLASARHSQVNYSDVPALLAQWLLKYPQQSVESLVQQAWQGVVFPHDDIDYAPLVSVS
- a CDS encoding phosphatase PAP2 family protein, with protein sequence MKLFQPVHNLDLAMFQWCMARRRRHLLTNIGRAISKTADGWVYALFVFAYAAIDWPHGAHYLKYFLSAFVIERLIYFVLKNGFKRHRPADAIDDFSSFIVPSDKFSFPSGHTSAAFLFVVFVGYLFPALMPLLLCWAVLVAMSRIFLGVHFPTDTVVGAVLGSSVGIVVLNYGAFL
- a CDS encoding GNAT family N-acetyltransferase, translated to MNYKLLEQWQPMALGDDNPFISNAFLCALESAGICSAETGWQPLHIELDERLRLPAYIKDNSWGEYVFDWSWADAYQQHNLDYYPKLLIAAPFTPSVGPRLINANESDATMLFDSLKAICKEQQLSGFHILFANQQDQQLLDKLPLLQRHDIQYHWQNQNYQSFEHFLQRFKSRKRKNIKKERKAVSDQGIRVATIQGAEISQEQLNVFYHYYHATYLKRGRQGYLNRAFFQQILQAMPEKLVLFMAYLDEQPVAAALCFQDQECLYGRYWGCLEEYNQLHFEVCYYHGIDYCITTGRKRFDPGAQGEHKISRGFEPVITRSYHWLANKDFFAAAESFCQREKQYVEKYRDDVIQSLPFSEQ
- a CDS encoding VOC family protein, with product MKFLHTMVRVKDLDQSMHFYCDLLGLVETRRKEVPEAKFTLVYLATKPGEPEVELTYNWDSDEDYGDSRHFGHLAFEVENIYQLCQQLQDAGVTINRPPRDGRMAFVRSPDNISIELLQAGDKLEPQEPWLSMESIGHW